Proteins co-encoded in one Prescottella sp. R16 genomic window:
- a CDS encoding recombinase family protein: MASPHKPTRALIVVRLSRVTDATTSPERQLEACRTLCEQRGYEVAGIAQDLDVSAGLTTPFERPQLGDWLENRFQEIDVIVVYRMDRIVRRLLDLADLIRWGQTHSVSLVSATESFLDLTSPFGDIIALLVAKVAELELEAISSRIASAYHHNRQLGKWTGGAQIPWGYLPRQTDDGWRLAPDPEAVAVIHEVAERVLAGEPLRAVAHDLNERKVPTAKDRVNAHLGRELKGYEWTSGGLKRSMTLPTMLGYATVREPKRDANGEVMRDARGRKMFEAEDVLRGPDGSPVQRAEPILTKHLFDQLSAELASRENRKEPTKRSNALLLRVIYCGVCGRPCYQLKGGQGRRPRYRCSSAQYKSTCGNGSVVMEELDELVESAVLGLMGDSERLQRVWDAGEDNAAELVDLDNTLADLASQLGRGPFRAGTAQRAALDANIEALDKRREELAAATTRPAGWTWQPTGETFRDWWQSLDLPQRNVYLRTMGVRVTFDKLDELSVQLEMAELEKMAAQVQTVGPVETMTETFAKMTEHGIAGVEIHDHTAVVVSKSGERVEIPLEATEE, from the coding sequence ATGGCCAGCCCCCACAAGCCGACACGCGCTCTTATCGTCGTCAGACTGTCGCGTGTCACTGACGCGACCACCTCACCCGAGCGCCAGCTCGAGGCATGCCGGACCCTGTGTGAACAGCGCGGATACGAGGTCGCCGGCATCGCCCAAGACTTGGACGTATCCGCCGGTCTCACGACTCCGTTCGAGCGTCCACAGCTCGGGGACTGGCTCGAGAATCGGTTTCAAGAGATCGACGTCATCGTCGTGTACCGGATGGACCGCATCGTTCGGCGGTTGCTCGATCTGGCCGACCTGATTCGGTGGGGACAGACTCACTCGGTGTCGCTGGTGAGCGCCACAGAGTCGTTCCTGGACCTCACGTCACCGTTCGGCGACATCATCGCGTTGCTGGTGGCCAAGGTCGCCGAGCTGGAGCTGGAGGCGATCAGTTCCCGGATCGCATCCGCGTACCACCACAACCGCCAGCTCGGGAAGTGGACCGGTGGTGCCCAGATTCCATGGGGGTACCTGCCCCGGCAGACCGACGACGGCTGGCGTCTGGCCCCGGACCCCGAGGCCGTGGCAGTGATCCACGAGGTTGCCGAGCGCGTATTGGCTGGTGAGCCGCTGCGAGCGGTCGCCCACGACCTGAACGAACGCAAGGTGCCGACCGCTAAGGATCGGGTGAACGCTCACCTGGGCCGTGAGCTGAAGGGGTACGAGTGGACCTCGGGAGGCCTCAAGCGGTCGATGACGCTGCCGACGATGCTCGGGTACGCAACCGTGCGTGAGCCCAAGCGAGACGCAAACGGCGAGGTCATGAGGGATGCACGCGGACGCAAGATGTTCGAGGCCGAGGACGTTCTACGAGGCCCTGACGGCTCGCCTGTGCAGCGAGCTGAACCGATCCTGACCAAGCATCTTTTCGACCAGCTCAGCGCGGAGCTGGCCAGCCGCGAGAACCGCAAGGAGCCGACCAAGCGGTCGAACGCTTTGCTGCTCCGGGTGATCTACTGCGGCGTCTGCGGTCGCCCGTGCTACCAGCTAAAAGGCGGTCAGGGCCGTCGGCCTCGGTACCGGTGTTCATCGGCTCAGTACAAGTCGACGTGCGGCAATGGCTCAGTTGTCATGGAGGAACTCGACGAGCTGGTCGAGTCCGCGGTTCTGGGTCTCATGGGGGATTCTGAACGGCTGCAACGGGTTTGGGACGCCGGCGAAGACAACGCAGCCGAGCTAGTCGACCTGGACAACACCCTGGCCGACCTTGCCAGCCAGCTAGGCCGAGGGCCGTTTCGGGCCGGCACGGCCCAGCGGGCGGCACTTGATGCGAACATCGAGGCGCTCGACAAGCGCCGGGAGGAGCTCGCAGCGGCCACGACCAGGCCTGCCGGCTGGACCTGGCAGCCGACCGGCGAGACGTTCCGCGACTGGTGGCAGTCGCTGGACCTCCCCCAGCGGAACGTCTACCTCCGCACGATGGGCGTCAGGGTCACGTTCGACAAGCTCGATGAGTTGTCGGTTCAGCTGGAGATGGCCGAGCTGGAGAAGATGGCCGCTCAAGTCCAGACGGTCGGACCGGTCGAGACGATGACCGAGACGTTCGCCAAGATGACCGAACACGGCATCGCTGGCGTCGAGATCCACGACCACACAGCCGTGGTCGTGTCGAAGTCCGGCGAGCGGGTCGAGATCCCGCTGGAGGCCACCGAGGAGTGA
- a CDS encoding TadE family type IV pilus minor pilin → MTRLQTLRRDDGAVTVEAAIALASIVTVVVLCVGAIVAASVQIRCIDAAREAARLAARGDGTAVAVAGRIAPSDADVAVRDDGGFVVATVRARVPLLPLLELSADAVAAREPEGAGE, encoded by the coding sequence GTGACCCGGCTGCAGACGCTGCGGCGCGACGACGGCGCCGTCACCGTGGAGGCGGCGATCGCGCTCGCGTCGATCGTGACCGTCGTCGTGCTGTGCGTCGGGGCGATCGTCGCGGCATCCGTGCAGATCCGCTGCATCGACGCCGCCCGGGAGGCAGCCCGTCTCGCGGCCCGCGGTGACGGGACGGCTGTCGCGGTCGCCGGCCGGATCGCACCGTCGGATGCCGACGTCGCCGTCCGGGACGACGGTGGGTTCGTCGTCGCGACGGTGCGGGCCCGAGTGCCGCTGCTGCCGCTGCTCGAACTGTCGGCGGACGCGGTCGCGGCCCGTGAACCGGAGGGCGCCGGCGAATGA
- a CDS encoding Rv3654c family TadE-like protein, with amino-acid sequence MRRFVRDESGGATVFACFALAGLVAVTAILLHLGGAVAARHRAQSAADLGALAAAHALADGAEACVAATSVVSRMRAQVSECVVEGWDVLVTAEAPAGVAAFGLGPARAIARAGPAE; translated from the coding sequence ATGAGACGGTTCGTGCGGGACGAGTCCGGTGGGGCGACGGTGTTCGCGTGCTTCGCACTGGCCGGGCTCGTCGCGGTGACCGCGATCCTGCTGCACCTCGGCGGTGCGGTCGCGGCCCGGCACCGCGCTCAGTCCGCGGCCGACCTGGGCGCGCTCGCGGCGGCACACGCGCTGGCCGACGGTGCGGAAGCCTGCGTGGCAGCGACCTCGGTGGTGTCCCGGATGCGGGCACAGGTGAGCGAATGCGTCGTCGAGGGATGGGACGTGCTGGTGACGGCGGAGGCACCGGCCGGGGTTGCCGCGTTCGGCCTCGGTCCGGCGCGGGCGATCGCCCGCGCCGGACCGGCCGAATGA
- a CDS encoding DEAD/DEAH box helicase, whose product MSLSSRPRHPHGNTGDSYGRNLLDRIQAGTPHGERPLTFSAELPARESRFDDWPEWAGPAAIRAMQTAGIPRPWTHQADAASIAAGGGHVVVATGTASGKSLAYQLPVLTDLAGDSLGTALYLAPTKALGADQLRAAVALTESDPDLASIHPCGFDGDTPTEIRQWARAHSRWIFTNPDMLHIGILRSHRRWSRLLRNLRYVIVDECHSYRGVFGSNVALVLRRLRRLATRYGADPVFVLASATTSEPGAAASRLIGAPCAEVTEDGSPHGPRTIALWEPPLLEAVTGENDAPVRRAAATEASRIMADLLVEGARTLTFVRSRRGAELTAIGTRRMLADIDPTLPDRVAAYRAGYLAEDRRDLEAGLADGRLLGVATTNALELGVDIAGLDAVVVAGFPGTVASFWQQAGRSGRRGEGSLVVLVARDDPLDTYLVHHPSALLDRPVEATVTDPTNPYVLGPQLLCAAAELPLTDTEIDDLEATDVVAGLAADGLIRRRPHGWFVTADVDPHAAVDIRGGIGGQVAIVDGESGRLLGTVDAGRAPATVHPGAVHIHQGESFVVDHLDLDDGIALVHAEEPEWTTSAREVTDIAVADVAEHTRYGDVDVALVHVDVTHRVVGYLRRLPSGEVLDSVELDMPPQTLRTRAVMYTVTPELLADAGIAADRIPGALHAAEHAAIGLLPLVATCDRGDIGGVSTALHADTGLPTVFVYDGHPGGAGFADRGHAELTRWLGATRSAITSCECAAGCPSCVHSPKCGNGNHPLDKDGAVQVLSAVLAAVAAG is encoded by the coding sequence GTGAGTCTTTCGTCCCGGCCCCGACATCCGCACGGAAACACCGGTGACTCGTACGGACGGAACCTTCTCGATCGGATCCAGGCCGGAACTCCACACGGCGAACGCCCCCTGACCTTCTCCGCAGAACTTCCCGCCCGGGAGTCCCGATTCGACGACTGGCCCGAATGGGCCGGCCCCGCAGCGATCCGCGCAATGCAGACCGCCGGTATTCCCCGCCCGTGGACCCACCAGGCCGATGCAGCGTCGATCGCGGCGGGCGGCGGACACGTCGTCGTCGCGACCGGAACGGCATCCGGTAAATCGCTCGCCTATCAACTTCCGGTACTGACCGATCTCGCCGGCGACTCCCTCGGCACCGCGCTGTACCTGGCACCGACGAAGGCACTCGGTGCCGACCAGCTGCGCGCGGCCGTCGCCCTGACCGAATCGGACCCCGACCTCGCCTCGATCCACCCGTGCGGATTCGACGGAGACACCCCCACCGAGATCCGACAGTGGGCGCGCGCCCACTCCCGATGGATCTTCACCAACCCCGACATGCTGCACATCGGGATCCTCCGATCGCACCGACGGTGGTCCCGGCTGCTGCGCAACCTCCGCTACGTGATCGTCGACGAATGCCATTCGTATCGGGGCGTGTTCGGATCGAACGTGGCGCTGGTGCTGCGCCGCCTGCGCCGGCTCGCCACCCGATACGGCGCGGACCCCGTCTTCGTACTCGCGAGCGCGACGACGTCCGAACCCGGTGCCGCGGCGTCCCGCCTGATCGGCGCGCCGTGCGCGGAGGTCACCGAGGACGGTTCCCCGCACGGCCCGCGCACGATCGCCCTGTGGGAACCACCGCTGCTCGAAGCCGTGACCGGAGAGAACGACGCACCGGTCCGGCGGGCCGCGGCCACCGAAGCGTCCCGGATCATGGCCGACCTGCTCGTCGAGGGCGCCCGGACGCTGACGTTCGTGCGGTCGCGGCGCGGCGCGGAACTCACCGCGATCGGCACCCGCCGGATGCTCGCCGACATCGACCCCACCCTCCCCGACCGGGTGGCGGCCTACCGGGCCGGATACCTCGCGGAGGACCGCCGCGACCTCGAGGCGGGCCTCGCCGACGGCCGTCTCCTCGGCGTCGCGACCACCAACGCCCTCGAACTGGGCGTCGACATCGCCGGCCTGGACGCGGTCGTGGTCGCCGGATTCCCCGGCACCGTCGCATCGTTCTGGCAGCAGGCCGGCCGGTCCGGCCGCCGGGGCGAAGGCTCGCTCGTCGTACTCGTCGCCCGGGACGACCCCCTCGACACGTACCTCGTGCACCACCCGTCCGCACTGCTCGACCGCCCCGTCGAAGCCACCGTCACCGACCCGACCAACCCGTACGTGCTAGGCCCGCAACTGCTGTGCGCGGCAGCCGAGTTGCCGTTGACCGACACCGAAATCGACGACCTCGAGGCCACCGACGTCGTGGCCGGCCTCGCCGCGGACGGACTGATCCGGCGTCGGCCCCACGGTTGGTTCGTCACCGCCGATGTCGACCCGCACGCCGCCGTCGACATCCGCGGCGGCATCGGCGGCCAGGTCGCGATCGTCGACGGCGAGTCGGGACGCCTCCTCGGCACCGTCGACGCCGGCCGGGCCCCCGCGACCGTGCATCCCGGCGCCGTCCACATCCATCAAGGCGAGTCGTTCGTCGTCGACCACCTCGATCTCGACGACGGCATCGCCCTCGTCCACGCGGAGGAACCCGAGTGGACCACGTCGGCCCGTGAGGTGACCGACATCGCGGTCGCCGATGTCGCCGAACACACCCGCTACGGCGACGTCGACGTCGCGCTCGTGCACGTCGACGTGACGCACCGGGTGGTCGGCTACCTGCGGCGACTGCCGTCGGGGGAGGTACTCGACTCGGTGGAACTCGACATGCCGCCACAGACGCTGCGTACCCGTGCCGTGATGTACACGGTCACCCCCGAACTGCTCGCCGACGCCGGGATCGCCGCCGACCGGATCCCCGGCGCACTGCACGCCGCCGAACACGCCGCCATCGGACTGCTCCCCCTCGTCGCGACATGCGACCGCGGCGACATCGGTGGGGTGTCGACCGCGCTGCACGCGGACACCGGGCTGCCGACGGTGTTCGTCTACGACGGGCACCCGGGCGGCGCCGGTTTCGCGGACCGCGGGCACGCCGAACTCACCCGCTGGCTCGGCGCGACCCGGTCGGCGATCACGTCGTGCGAGTGCGCCGCCGGATGCCCGTCGTGCGTGCACTCCCCCAAGTGCGGCAACGGCAACCACCCCCTCGACAAGGACGGGGCCGTGCAGGTGCTGTCGGCGGTGCTCGCCGCGGTGGCGGCCGGCTGA
- a CDS encoding cold-shock protein: MAQGTVKWFNAEKGFGFIAPEDGSADVFVHYSEIQGNGFRTLEENQRVEFEVGQGTKGPQATGVRAL, from the coding sequence ATGGCACAGGGCACTGTGAAGTGGTTCAACGCCGAAAAGGGCTTCGGCTTCATCGCTCCCGAGGACGGCTCCGCTGACGTCTTCGTCCACTACTCGGAGATTCAGGGCAACGGCTTCCGTACCCTGGAGGAGAACCAGCGCGTCGAGTTCGAGGTCGGCCAGGGCACCAAGGGCCCGCAGGCCACCGGCGTTCGCGCTCTCTGA
- the topA gene encoding type I DNA topoisomerase, with amino-acid sequence MASREKSTADGASATRRLVIVESPTKAKKIAPYLGKNYVVEASVGHIRDLPRGAADVPAKYKGEPWARLGVNVDQDFEPLYVVSPEKKSKVTELKSLLKDADELYLATDPDREGEAIAWHLLETLKPKIPVRRMVFHEITEPAIRAAAEDTRDLDNDLVDAQETRRILDRLYGYEVSPVLWKKVMPRLSAGRVQSVATRVIVQRERERMAFRSAEYWDISAKLDAGADASPRAFGARLVAVDGSRVAAGRDFGPDGTLKSTGVTVIDEAYARRLAEALEGVDLVVSSAESKPYTRKPYAPFMTSTLQQEAARKLRFSSERTMRVAQRLYENGYITYMRTDSTTLSQSAIAAARAQATELYGAEYVHATPRQYTRKVKNAQEAHEAIRPAGDVFQTPGQLHSRLENDEYRLYELIWQRTVASQMADARGTTLTLRITGTAGTGEECTFSSSGRTITFPGFLKAYVESVDEEAGGQSDDAESRLPVLAEGQAVTATELDPDGHSTNPPARYTEASLIKALEDLGIGRPSTYSSIIKTILDRGYVYKRGSALVPAWVAFAVIGLLEAHFGRLVDFDFTAAMEDDLDEIAGGREQRGNWLSHFYFGDAQASDDSIAAAGGLKKMVGENLEGIDAREINSIRLFDDAEGREVHVRVGRFGPYLERMLPNPDDPDGDPISQRANLPDDLPPDELTPEYAEKLFSTPQEGRKLGVDPATGHEIVAKEGRFGPYVTEILPEPEAAPQSEAAPVETADGTATTKSAKKAPAKKAAKKVAGPKPRTGSLLKSMDLATVTLEDALKLLSLPRVVGVDPESKEEITAQNGRYGPYLKKGTDSRSLENEDQMFTVTLEDALKIYAEPKRRGRQAAATPPLRELGTDPVSEKPMVIKDGRFGPYVTDGETNASLRKGDEVASITDERASELLADRRARGPVKKKAAAKKAPAKKAAAKKTAAKKAPAKKAAAKKAAAKKS; translated from the coding sequence GTGGCATCACGGGAGAAGAGCACCGCGGACGGAGCGTCTGCCACGCGCCGCCTCGTCATCGTCGAGTCACCGACGAAGGCCAAGAAGATCGCGCCCTACCTCGGGAAGAACTATGTGGTGGAGGCGTCGGTCGGGCACATCCGCGATCTGCCGCGCGGTGCCGCCGACGTGCCTGCCAAGTACAAGGGCGAGCCGTGGGCCCGCCTAGGTGTCAACGTCGACCAGGACTTCGAGCCGCTGTACGTCGTCAGTCCCGAGAAGAAGTCGAAGGTCACCGAGCTCAAGAGCCTCCTCAAGGACGCCGACGAGCTCTATCTGGCCACCGACCCCGACCGTGAGGGCGAGGCCATCGCCTGGCATCTTCTCGAGACGCTCAAGCCCAAGATCCCGGTTCGCCGGATGGTGTTCCACGAGATCACCGAGCCCGCGATCCGGGCCGCCGCCGAGGACACCCGTGACCTCGACAACGACCTGGTCGACGCGCAGGAGACCCGCCGCATCCTCGACCGCCTCTACGGCTACGAGGTCAGCCCGGTGCTGTGGAAGAAGGTCATGCCGCGACTGTCGGCGGGCCGGGTCCAGTCCGTCGCGACGCGTGTCATCGTGCAGCGGGAGCGGGAGCGGATGGCGTTCCGCTCGGCCGAGTACTGGGACATTTCCGCCAAGCTCGACGCCGGCGCCGACGCCAGCCCACGCGCGTTCGGTGCGCGTCTGGTCGCGGTCGACGGTTCCCGTGTCGCGGCCGGTCGCGATTTCGGCCCCGACGGCACGCTGAAGTCCACGGGTGTGACGGTGATCGACGAGGCGTACGCGCGTCGGCTCGCCGAGGCCCTCGAGGGCGTCGACCTGGTCGTTTCCTCGGCCGAGAGCAAGCCGTACACCCGTAAGCCGTATGCGCCGTTCATGACGTCGACGCTGCAGCAGGAGGCTGCCCGCAAGCTGCGGTTCTCGTCGGAGCGGACGATGCGTGTCGCGCAGCGCCTGTACGAGAACGGCTACATCACCTACATGCGTACCGACTCGACGACGCTGTCGCAGTCGGCGATCGCCGCGGCCCGTGCCCAGGCCACCGAGTTGTACGGCGCCGAGTACGTGCACGCCACGCCGCGCCAGTACACCCGCAAGGTCAAGAACGCGCAGGAGGCACACGAGGCGATCCGTCCGGCCGGTGACGTGTTCCAGACGCCGGGCCAGCTGCATTCGCGCCTCGAGAACGACGAGTACCGCCTGTACGAGTTGATCTGGCAGCGCACCGTCGCCTCCCAGATGGCCGACGCCCGCGGCACCACCCTGACGCTGCGGATCACCGGCACGGCAGGCACCGGCGAGGAGTGCACGTTCTCGTCGTCTGGCCGCACCATCACGTTCCCCGGTTTCCTCAAGGCGTACGTCGAGAGTGTCGACGAGGAGGCCGGTGGCCAGTCCGACGACGCCGAGTCGCGGTTGCCGGTGCTCGCCGAGGGGCAGGCAGTGACCGCCACCGAGCTCGATCCGGACGGGCATTCGACCAATCCGCCTGCCCGCTACACCGAGGCCAGTCTCATCAAGGCGCTCGAGGATCTCGGTATCGGACGTCCGTCGACGTACTCGTCGATCATCAAGACGATCCTCGACCGCGGGTACGTCTACAAGCGCGGTAGTGCGCTGGTGCCGGCGTGGGTCGCGTTCGCGGTGATCGGTCTGCTCGAGGCGCACTTCGGTCGGCTCGTCGACTTCGATTTCACCGCCGCGATGGAGGACGACCTCGACGAGATCGCCGGCGGTCGGGAACAGCGCGGCAACTGGCTCTCACACTTCTACTTCGGTGACGCGCAGGCGAGCGACGATTCGATCGCCGCGGCCGGTGGCCTGAAGAAGATGGTCGGCGAGAACCTCGAGGGCATCGACGCCCGTGAGATCAACTCGATCCGACTGTTCGACGACGCCGAGGGCCGCGAGGTCCACGTGCGGGTCGGACGCTTCGGCCCCTACCTCGAGCGGATGCTGCCCAACCCGGACGATCCGGACGGCGACCCGATCTCGCAGCGCGCCAATCTGCCCGACGACCTGCCGCCGGACGAACTCACCCCCGAGTACGCGGAGAAACTGTTCTCCACCCCGCAGGAGGGACGCAAGCTCGGCGTCGACCCGGCGACCGGGCACGAGATCGTCGCGAAGGAGGGTCGTTTCGGCCCGTACGTCACCGAGATCCTGCCGGAACCCGAGGCTGCGCCGCAGTCGGAGGCCGCTCCGGTCGAGACGGCCGACGGCACCGCCACGACGAAGTCGGCCAAGAAGGCGCCGGCGAAGAAGGCTGCGAAGAAGGTGGCCGGCCCCAAGCCGCGTACCGGTTCGCTGCTCAAGTCGATGGACCTGGCGACGGTCACCCTCGAGGACGCTCTCAAGCTGCTGTCGCTGCCGCGCGTCGTCGGCGTCGATCCCGAGTCGAAGGAAGAGATCACCGCGCAGAACGGCCGCTACGGCCCGTATCTGAAGAAGGGCACCGACTCCCGTTCCCTCGAGAACGAGGACCAGATGTTCACGGTGACCCTGGAGGACGCGCTGAAGATCTACGCCGAACCCAAGCGGCGTGGACGTCAGGCCGCGGCGACCCCGCCGCTGCGTGAACTCGGCACCGATCCGGTCAGCGAGAAGCCGATGGTGATCAAGGACGGCCGCTTCGGCCCGTACGTCACCGACGGCGAGACCAACGCGAGTCTCCGCAAGGGCGACGAGGTCGCCTCGATCACCGACGAGCGTGCGTCCGAGTTGTTGGCGGATCGTCGTGCCCGCGGACCGGTGAAGAAGAAGGCTGCCGCCAAGAAGGCCCCGGCGAAGAAGGCGGCTGCGAAGAAGACCGCCGCCAAGAAGGCTCCCGCGAAGAAGGCGGCTGCGAAGAAGGCCGCGGCGAAGAAGTCGTGA
- a CDS encoding DNA polymerase III subunit delta' — protein sequence MAGVFERLVGQEHVETELTAAAAAARGGDAGSRMTHSWLFTGPPGSGRSVAAVCFAAALQCTSDGVPGCGECQACTTTLAGTHGDVRRIVPEGLTISVKEMRAIVQTASRRPSTGRWQIVVVEDADRLTEGAANALLKVVEEPPDRTVFLLCAPSVDPQDISVTLRSRCRHIPLVTPAADAIARVLRERDGIDPDAATWAASICGGHVGRARRLATDEDARGRRGRALALAHAAMRPATRYAAAEELVRAADLEAKELTATRDERETEELRTALGAGGTGKGAAGALRGSAGVLKDLERRQKSRATRTGRDALDRALMDLAGLYRDALARSFGSTATANHPDMADQADDLADRTSREGLLRCIEAILDCREALDTNVKPKFALDALVARIGAQYR from the coding sequence GTGGCGGGAGTGTTCGAGCGCCTGGTCGGTCAGGAGCATGTCGAGACGGAGCTGACGGCTGCCGCGGCAGCCGCCCGGGGCGGCGATGCCGGCTCCCGGATGACGCATTCGTGGCTGTTCACCGGACCGCCCGGGTCCGGGCGGTCCGTCGCCGCGGTGTGCTTCGCCGCGGCACTGCAGTGCACGTCCGACGGCGTGCCCGGCTGCGGTGAATGCCAGGCGTGTACGACGACGCTGGCCGGCACCCACGGGGATGTCCGACGCATCGTCCCCGAGGGGCTGACCATCAGTGTCAAGGAGATGCGGGCCATCGTGCAGACGGCGTCGCGGCGTCCGAGCACGGGCCGATGGCAGATCGTTGTCGTCGAGGACGCCGACCGGCTCACCGAGGGCGCCGCCAACGCACTGTTGAAGGTGGTCGAGGAACCGCCGGACCGCACGGTGTTCCTGCTGTGTGCGCCGTCGGTGGATCCTCAGGACATCTCGGTGACGCTCCGGTCGCGATGCCGGCACATTCCTCTCGTCACGCCGGCGGCCGACGCCATCGCCCGGGTGCTACGCGAGCGTGACGGCATCGATCCCGACGCCGCGACGTGGGCGGCGTCGATCTGTGGCGGACACGTCGGTCGGGCCCGGCGTCTGGCGACGGACGAGGATGCCCGCGGCCGGAGGGGGCGGGCGCTCGCGCTCGCGCACGCGGCGATGCGTCCGGCCACCAGGTACGCGGCGGCCGAGGAACTGGTGCGGGCTGCGGACCTCGAAGCCAAGGAGCTGACGGCCACTCGGGACGAACGCGAGACCGAGGAACTGCGGACCGCCCTCGGCGCTGGTGGCACAGGTAAAGGGGCTGCCGGGGCGCTGCGTGGTTCTGCAGGAGTACTCAAGGACCTGGAGCGCCGGCAGAAGTCACGGGCCACCCGGACCGGACGTGATGCTCTGGATCGGGCTCTGATGGATTTGGCGGGGTTGTACAGGGACGCGCTGGCCCGGTCGTTCGGATCGACGGCCACCGCGAACCACCCCGACATGGCGGACCAGGCGGACGACCTCGCCGACCGAACCTCCCGAGAGGGACTGCTGCGGTGCATCGAGGCGATCCTCGATTGCCGCGAAGCCCTGGACACGAACGTCAAACCCAAGTTCGCCCTCGACGCCCTCGTCGCCCGGATCGGCGCCCAGTACCGGTAG